One genomic window of Euleptes europaea isolate rEulEur1 chromosome 8, rEulEur1.hap1, whole genome shotgun sequence includes the following:
- the MC5R gene encoding melanocortin receptor 5, with protein sequence MSLLDQTSVLDLNLTAVWNNLTEPTVKSKAKTCEQVAIAAEVFLALGIVSLLENILVICAIVKNKNLHSPMYFFVCSLAVADMLVSVSNAWETITIYLLNNKHLIIEDVFVRHIDNVFDSMICISVVASMCSLLAIAVDRYVTIFYALRYHNIMTVKRSGLIIACIWTFCTGCGIIFILYYESKYVIVCLITMFFIMLFLMVSLYIHMFLLARTHVKRIAALPGYNSVHQRTSMKGAITLTMLLGIFIVCWAPFFLHLILMISCPQNLYCVCFMSHFNMYLILIMCNSVIDPLIYAFRSQEMRKTFKEIMCCYSIRSACGLPSKY encoded by the coding sequence ATGAGCTTACTGGACCAGACCAGCGTTCTAGACCTTAACCTGACTGCAGTTTGGAATAACTTAACAGAACCCACTGTGAAGAGCAAGGCCAAGACGTGTGAGCAAGTGGCCATAGCGGCCGAGGTGTTCCTTGCCCTGGgcattgtaagcctccttgaaaaCATCCTGGTCATCTGTGCCATTGTGAAGAACAAGAACTTGCACTCCCCTATGTACTTCTTTGTGTGCAGCCTAGCTGTTGCCGACATGCTTGTCAGCGTGTCTAATGCCTGGGAGACCATAACCATATATTTATTAAACAATAAGCATCTCATTATCGAGGATGTTTTTGTACGTCACATCGACAATGTTTTTGATTCCATGATATGCATATCTGTTGTGGCTTCCATGTGCAGTTTGCTAGCTATAGCAGTAGACAGGTATGTCACTATCTTCTATGCCCTCCGTTATCACAATATCATGACGGTGAAAAGATCGGGGCTCATCATTGCATGCATTTGGACTTTTTGCACCGGCTGTGGGATCATCTTCATCCTTTATTATGAATCAAAATATGTGATCGTTTGTCTCATCACAATGTTCTTCATCATGCTGTTCCTGATGGTCTCCCTGTACATTCATATGTTTCTTTTGGCTCGTACTCATGTCAAGAGGATAGCAGCTTTGCCAGGATACAATTCTGTTCATCAGAGGACCAGTATGAAAGGGGCCATCACCCTGACCATGCTACTGGGCATCTTCATTGTTTGCTGGGCTCCATTTTTCCTCCATCTCATCCTGATGATTTCCTGCCCACAGAACCTCTACTGTGTTTGTTTTATGTCTCATTTCAACATGTACCTCATCCTCATCATGTGCAATTCAGTGATTGATCCCTTGATCTATGCTTTCCGAAGCCAGGAAATGCGAAAGACTTTTAAGGAGATCATGTGCTGCTATAGCATAAGATCGGCCTGTGGATTGCCCAGCAAGTATTAG